The nucleotide window AGGTGTCGGGCGCGGCGTTCCAGGTGAAACCCCTCCCCGCGGTCCTGAACTCCCTCCTCTTCGGCGTCGCCACCCTGGTCGTCGCGCTCCCAATGGGCGTCTCGATGGCCGTGCTCACGACCCGGAAGTTCCGCGGACGGACGCTCGTCGACGCGCTGTCGATGGCGCCGCTGGCGGTGTCGGGCATCGTCGTCGGGCTCGGCCTGCTCCGGGGGCTGGTGTTCGGCATCGAGGCGTTCGGCTACCGGTTCTCCGCGTCTGGGCCAGCCGCCATCGTCGCCGCCCACGCCGTCGCCGCCTACCCGTTCGTCGTCCGCAACGTCGCGCCGCCGCTCGACGGCCTCGACCGGACGCTCGTCGAGTCGGCCCGGTCCCTCGGCGCCTCGCGGGTCCGCGCGCTCCTCGACGTCGAACTCCCGCTCGTCTGGCCGGGCGTCGCCGCGGGCGCGGCGTTCGCGTTCGCCATCAGCGTCGGCGAGTTCGACGCGACGGTCGTGCTCGCCGAGGGCGGCGGGACGTACACGATGCCCGTCGCCGTCGAGCGGTTCATCGGCCGACGGCTCGGCCCCGCCACGGCGATGGGGACGGTGCTGCTCGCGGTGACGGCCGCCTCCTTCGTCGTCATCGAGCGCGTCGGGGGTGGCTTCCGTGGCCGATGAGGAGTCCGCGACCGGCAGGGATTCGGCAACGGGCGGACGGTCCGCGGCCGACGTGCGGCTGGACGGGCTCCGGGTCGAGTACGGCGCGACCGCCGCGCTCGACGGCGTCGACCTCCACGTCGAACCGGGCGAGTTCTTCACCCTCGTCGGGCCGTCCGGCTGCGGGAAGACCACGACGCTCCGGTCGATCGCGGGGTTCGAGACGCCGACCGCCGGGACCGTCGACATCGCCGGCGAGTCGATGCGCGGGGTTCCACCCGAGGACCGCGGTGTTGGCGTCGTCTTCCAGAACTACGCCCTGTTCCCGCACATGGACGTCGCCGAGAACGTCGCGTACGGCCTGCGCTTTTCGGACGCGCCGGGCGGCGTCGGGCGGGACGAGCGCGTCGCCGACCTCCTCGACCTGGTGGACCTCGGGGGCTTCGGCGACCGCGACCCGGCGACGCTATCGGGCGGCCAGCGCCAGCGCGTCTCGCTCGCCCGCGCGCTCGCACCCGGCCCCCGCCTGCTGCTGCTCGACGAGCCGATGTCCGCGCTCGACGCCCGCCTGCGCGAGCGCCTCCGGGTGCAGGTACGGGAGATCCAGCAGGAACTGGGGATCACGACCGTCTACGTCACCCACGACCAGGAGGAGGCGCTCGCCGTCTCCGACCGGGTCGCGGTGATGAACGGCGGTCGCGTCGAGCAGGTCGGGCCGCCGCGGCGGCTATACCGGGAGCCGAACACCCAGTTCGTCGCGGAGTTCCTCGGCGACAACAACGTGTTCGACGGCGGCGTCGTCGCCGCGGACGGCGACCGGGCCACCGTCCGCGTCCGCGGGCACGACCTCGTCGTCGACGGTCCGGGACTCTCCGTCGGCGACCGCGCGACCGTCTGCGTCCGCCCGGAACGCCTCCGCGTCGACGACGGGGAGAACCGGTTGACCGCGACCGTCGCGAGCACGGAGTTCCTCGGCGACGCGACGCGCGTCCACTGCGACTGGGACGGGGCGCCGCTCACCGCCCAGACCGACCGCGACCTCTCGGGGACCGTGACGTTCGGCTTCGACCCTGCGGACGCGCACGTGGTCCCCGTGGAGTGAGCGTCGGCGGTCCACTCACGTCGAACCGTCCGCGGGGGCCTCCTGCTCGCTTTCCGCCGTCCGGTAATCGAGTAACACCACGCCGTTCGAGAACGTCCGCGAGTCCAGCAGTTCGAGGTCGACCTCGGCCTCGACGTCCTCGAACAGCCGTTTCCCGGGCCCCAGGACGACGGGGTTGACGAAGAGCCGGTACTCGTCGATCAGGCCGAGGTTCGTCAGCGTCTGCACGAGACTGCCGCTCCCGAAGATCACGATGTCCTCGCCCGGTTGGGCCTTGAGTTCCCGGACCTCGTCCTCGACGTCCCCGTCGACCAGGCGCGAGTTCTCCCAGTCGACCCGTTCGAGGGTCTCCGAGAACACGACCTTGGGCAGGCTGTTCATCGCCTCGGTGATGGCCGGGTCCTCCTCGTCCGCCGCGGAGGTCGGCCAGTACTCCTCCATCAGTTCGTACGTCGTTCGTCCGAACAGGATGGTGTCGAAGGAGTCGATCTGGTCCCTGGAGTACCGTTCTGTCTCGTCGTTCCACACGAACCAGTCGATCTCCCCGTCCGGGCCGGCGTAGCAACCGTCCACCGTCACGAAGTTCGAGACGACGACCGACCGCCGGGCGGTCCCCGCGCCGTCCTCCTCGTCAGTTCGGTCCGGTTCCGTGTCGGTCATCGTCGTCGAAGGTCGGCCCCGGATCACCTTGTTATGAGGCGGTCCGGACGGCAAAACTCGGTCCTACTGCCGACACTGGGGCCGCTCTACCGCGGTTCGGATTCGACCGTCTGGGGAACGCCGCCAGCGGTGATCGCAGGGGCGCCGCCAGCGGTCGTCGCGGGAGCGTTGCCAGCGGCCGCCGGCGGACGTTCGGAACGCGGCTTGCTGCTCCCGGCCGCGGTGGTTTACGACTACGGGCCGAACTGCGGGTGTCCCAGCATGTCCCCCACCGACGAGTTTCACGACCCGAACGCGTCCCGCCCCGACGGAACGAGGACCTCGGTCTGGACGGGGACCAGCCCCGCGACCGACTACGACCCGCTCTCGGACGGCGATCACGTCGACGTCGCGGTGGTCGGCGGCGGCATCGTCGGGTTGACGGCCGCCGCCGAACTGGTCGCCGCGGGCCGGTCGGTCGCCCTCGTCGAACGTGACCGCATCGTCTCCGGCGCGACCGGCAACACGACCGCGAAGGTCACCTCCCAGCACGGGGTCATCTACCGACACCTGATGGAGCTGGCGGGCGCGACGGTCGCCCGCGCCTACGCGGAGGCGAACGAGGCCGCCATCGACTACGTGGAGTCGACCGCCGACGACCTCGACGTCGACTGCGGGTTCCGTCGGCTCCCGGCGTACGTCTACACGCACGACCCCGACGAGCGCCGACGCTACAGAGCCGAGGCCGACGCCGCGCGCCACCTCGGCATCCCCGCGCGGGCGGTCGACTCCATCCCACTCCCCGACCAGCCCGCGGCGGCCGTCCGGTTCGACGACCAGGCCGAGTTCCACCCCCGGAAATACCTGCTCGCGCTCGCCGAGTCCGTCGTCGAGGACGGCGGGCGGATCTACGAGGAGACCCGGGCCGTGGACGTCGAGGACGGCTCCGACGGCCCGTGTCGGGTCGACACCGACCGGGGGGAACTGGCGGCCGACGCCGTCGTCCTCGCCACGCACTTCCCGATGGTCGACCCGGCGTTCTACTTCGCCCGCCTCCACCCGAAGAAGTCCTACGTCGTCGCCGTCGACGCCGCCGACCCGCCCGACGAGGGTGTCTTCTACCGCGCCGGCGAGCCGTACCTCTCGGTCCGGACCTGCGAGACCGACGAGCACGGGACGCTGACGCTCGTCGGCGGACAGAACCACAAGACCGGTCAGGGCGGCAGCGTCGCCGAGCGGTTCGACCGGGTCGAGGCGTCGGCCCACGAACACTTCGACGTCTCCGCGGTCCCGTACCGGTGGTCGACGCAGGACTTCGTGTCGGTCGACCGACGGCCGTACGTCGGCGAACTCGAGCGGCGCGAGGACCTGTACGTCGCGACGGGGTTCGGCGGGTGGGGGATGACCAACGGCACCGCCGCGGGGAGACTCATAGCCGATCTCGTCCGGGGCCGGTCGAACGACTGGGCCCAGTCGTTCGACCCGGCCCGCGTTCCGGACGGGGAGGGGACGGGGACGCTCCTCCGGGAGAACCTGAACGTCGGCCGGCAGTACGTGGAGGACTGGGCGCGCAAACCGTTCTCCTCGCCCGGAAACCAGACGCTCCGGAACCTCTCGCCCGGCGAGGGAACGGTCGTCCGCCGGGGCACCGACCTGATCGGCGTATCGCGCGGCGAGGACGGCGACCTGCAGGCCGTCTCAGCGGTGTGCCCGCACATGGGCTGTGTCGTCAGCTGGAACGACGGGGAGGGGACCTGGGACTGTCCGTGTCACGGCTCCCGGTTCGAGGCGGACGGACACGTCATCGACGGGCCCGCCGTCGACGACCTCCCGACGAAGGACGACTGACGGGGCGGGGACGAAGCGACGACTGAGCGACGAAGAAGTCGGGGGACGCTCAGATCTCAGAGTGCCACGCCGACGGTGAGCAGGGTTCCGTAGGTCCGGTACCGTTCGACCATCTCCTCTCGGGTCTCCCAGTTCTCGGTGGGAAACTCCTCGGCCGGCGGGATCTCCACGTCGCGGTCGGGGACGTTGTCCTGCGAGGCGACCGCGAGCCCCGCCTCCTCGAACGCCTCGCGGTACTGGTCGGCGTCCCAGCGCGTCATGTCGACGGAGATGTTGTCCTGCCAGGCGTGGCTGTGGACGTTCTCCTCGTAGTAGTTCACCGCACAGTGGAACGTCCCGCCGGGCCGGAGGACGCGGGCGACCTCCCGGAGCGTCTCGTGCGGGTCGGCCGAGTAGTAGAACGCCTCCATGGAGAAGGCGTGGTCGATCGAGTCGTCGGCGAACGGGAGGTGACCGAAGTCGCCGACGACGAAGCCGAGGTCTGCGGTCGAGGCGGCCGGGGTCTCTCCGCCGAGGTCCGCGGCCGAGGGCTCCTCCTCGGTGTACTCGCGGGCGTTCCGGGCCATCTCGGGGGAGCCGTCGAGGCCGTACCCCCGGGCGATGTCCTTCGTGTCCGCGAGCGCACGAAGCGCGTAGCCGCTGCCGGTCCCCAGGTCGAGGACGGTGTCGCCCGGCCCTGCCGGCATCCTGGCGAGCGCGTGCTTCGCGGTTTGCCAGTGCCGCTCCTCCATCCCCCGGTCCCGGCCGTCGGCGGCCCACGCGTCGAACTCCTGGCGAACGCTCATACCGGGGGGAGCGGGTCGGCGGACGTAAGCCCCGCGGTGGCGTCCGCGGGACTTACGGTAGTCGGTGCCAAACCAGCGGCTCACATGCACGTCCGAGACGCGGTCGAAGCCGACGCCGCCGCGCTCGCGACCATCGCCGACACGCCGACGGAGGCGATGCGGAGCGTCATCCACGACCGGACGGTCTACGTCGCGCTCGACGACTCGCCCGCGGACCCGGGGGAGGAGGAGACGGACCCGGACGACGTGCTGGGCTTTCTCAGCTTCGACGCCCGGGACGGCACCGTCCACGTGACCCAGTTCGGCGGCGCCAGGGACGTCTGTGCCCGCCTGCTCGAGGAACCCCTGCGTTTCGCGTCCAGCGAGGCGATGGGCGTCGAACTCCTCGTGCTCGACGGGGAGGACGAGATGCGCGAGGCCGCCGAGAGCGCGGGGTTCCACCGGGTCGGGACGGGCCCGCGATTCGAGGGGGAGCAGACCACCCGCTACCGGCTCGAAGCGCCCTGAAACCCGTTTCGTCGCGACGGTCACGCTGTACAGCCGGCCGGTAGCTCGTCTCTTCAGTCAGAACGGCCCGACGTCCGTGTAGCGAACCCGTCGGTACAGGTAGAATAGGCCGAACGGGAGCGCGAGCACCAGGCCCCCGATGGCGTACCAGAGCGCGAGCGGCCGCCAGCCCACGTCGGCCCGGCGGACGGCAGTCGCGTCGTGGTAGAAGGCGAGCGGGACCAGCACGACCCGAAGGAACAGGACGCCGGCGACCGCGGCCAGCAACGGCCCGCTCAGCACCATCCCGACGCCGTCGGGGAGCGCATCGATCCCCTCGGAGACGGCGACCAGCACCTCGGTCACGCCGCCGAGGAGGACCCCGACGGCCACGATGACCCACCAGTTCGACGGGACCGTCCGCCCCTCGTAGAAGGCGAACCGGTCCCCGTACCGCGTCGTCGGGGTGCCGACGTAGCGCCGACGCTTCAGCAGGTAGAGACAGCAGGTCGGGAGCGGCGCCAGGACAACGGCGGGCCCGTAGAACCGGCGCGATGGCGACCACTCGACCGCGTCGGCGCGTCGGAGCAGCGTCGCGTCACGGAGCAGTGCGGCGGGGAGGACGACCAGGCGCACCAGCGCCGCCGCCGCGAGCGCGACCAGGACGCCCGCCTCGGCCGCGGAGGACAGCCCCCCCGAGAGCGACGGGACCGGCAGGTCGCCGATGGCGAAGGGGAGGCTCCAGGCGGTCGCGACGAACGCCCACGCGACGGTCCCGACAGCGAGCACCTGCCACCACGAGGCGCCCGTCGGATCCGATTCGCGGAACGCCGCCGGCGGTCGCGGGAGTTCCGCGGACGCGGTCGATCCCGATTCCGACGGCTCGTTCGAATCCCCCCGTTCGTCCTCGGCCGGTCCGCCGAGTCGCCGCGACGGTTCGCCCGAGATCCGGACCGTGACCTCCGTTTCCGCAGGAGAATCGCTGGGTGCGTCAGACGTTCCCACGTCCGACGGTTCCGCAGACTCGACCCACTCGAAACCGTACCCTTCGGCTCGGGCGTCCTCCGAGTCCTCGGGTGAGTCGGCCATCTACCGTCCGGACGGGGGAGTGTCACTTAATCGGGGTGGAAGCGACCGGACTCGCCCGCAGTGGAGACGGTGGTCGTGCGGGAGCGGTACGGTGTCGCCAGGTCACCCTCCGCGAACGAGGGAGCGAAGCGACCGAGCGAGCGGAATTTTGGCATCACGGGAAATCTTCGATTTCCCGTTAGTAGTGGGATTCCAGAGGAATCCCACAACATGGACGGGTTTTGCGGGGGTTCGACGAGCGAGCGAGGAGGACCCCCGCAAAAGAGGTTCAGGAGAACTTCCTGACGGTCATGTCCAGCGTGTCGAGTTCCAGGATCGGCGCGTAGCCGGCGTCCGGGTCGATGTTGACGGACTTCTGGAAGGCGGTCTGCGCCTGCCAGCACCCGGAGTTCACCGCGAGGACGTTGTGGTACTTCCCCCACCCGAGCTTGTGGACGTGCCCGGTGTGGAACACGTCCGGCACCTCGTCCATCACGAGGTAGTCCTTCTCCTCGGGCGCGATCCGGGTGTGACCGCCGTACTGCGGGGCGACGTGGCGCTTCTTCAGCAGCTGGAACATCGCCTTGTGCGGCTCATCGTAGCTCGCCTTCTCGGCCGGGAGTTCGGCGATGACCTCGTCGAGCGAGACGCCGTGGTACATGAGGACGTTCACGCCCTCGACGGAGACCGTCGAGGGGTTCCCCGAGATCCGGGGGTCGTGGGCCGACATGATGTCGCGGAGCTCCTCGTCGAACCCCGGCTGGGGCTCCGCGAGCCGGACCGCGTCGTGGTTGCCAGGGATCATCACGATCTCCATGTCGCCCGGCACCTCCTTCAGGTACTCCGAGAAGCGCTCGTACTGGTCGTAGATGTCCACTACGTCGAGCTCCTCGTCCTGGTTCGGGTAGACGCCGACCCCCTCGACCATGTCGCCGGCGATGAGGAGGTACTCGACGCGGTCGGCCTCCTCGGTGTGGAGCCAGTCGGCGAACCGATGCCAGGCGTCGGCCATGAACTCCTGGGAGCCGACGTGGACGTCGGAGATGAGCGCCGCCTCGACCTGCCGGTCGGCCGTGTTCGGGCGGTACGTGCGGGGCACGTCCGGGAAGTGGATGGCGTCGACGAACATGATGCCCGCGTCGTCCGCGAGCGTCCCCTGGACGGCGATGCACTCGTCCATGAGGAGTTCGTCGACGAGGTCCGCGATGTCGCGGTCCTTCATCACGAGACAGGGGAACGTCCCGGTGGTGTCCTCGAGTTCGATCAGCCAGTGGCCCGAGGCGGTCGAGCGGATGTCGTTGACGAGGCCGATCAGCTCCGCCTCGCTCCCGCCGGGCATGTCCTGGATGGCCTCAGCGGGACGGTGGTTCACCCGTCCGCGGAGTTGCCCCGCTAGGCGGTCGTAGCGGTCCCGGAACACCCGGACGAATTCGTCGTACTCGCCCGTCCCCGTCGACCGGCCGGTCACGTCGTTCGCGATGCCCGGGGCCGGGGGGTCCCGGCCCCCGACGCGCGACGACCCCTCCGTTTCGACTGGAGCCGAGGCTGCGGAACCGCCCGACTGCCCGGCCGCAGTTCCAGTCGAAGTGGAGGGGTCCGCAGTGGCGGTACCGCCGCCGGTTCCCGCGGAATCGGAGGTCCCCGTGGATCCCGTCGCCGACGCGGACGCGGCGGGATCCGTGGTCGTCGACGCCGAGGCCCCGGAGGTCGGCGTACTGGACGTCGACGCACTGGACGTCGACGTACCGGAGTCCGCGGTCGGCGCGTGCTCGGTCGGCGTCTGCTCAGTTGTCGCCCCTTCAGTCGGCGCCTGCTCGGTCGTCGACGCGCCGTCGGCCGCGACCCCGTCGGGATCCGGCGCGGGGGTTGTGGCGAGCGCCGACCGGACGTGGTCGCGGGTCAGCACGAGCGCGTCCTCGGGGGCCGCCTCGATGGCGGCGTCGAGCGCGAGCGTCGGCGATTCGGCCTCCGCGATGAGGGTGACGGCTTCCCGTTCGGCGTTGTAGCCGCGGCCCGCGAGCGCCTGCACGACCCGGGAAGGCGTCTCCAGTGGCACAAGGAACGCAGTCAACGGGCGAGGGCAAAAGGGTAGCGAACGGCAACAGGTGGTCAGTAACGTGGGGGACTGACCCTACCTGAAAACCGACGTCGACGATCCTCGTTCGAGTTCGTTCGTCCGAATCGAAATGGGTGAACCCAGAAGGTTCAAAACCAGCGCGGCGGAATGGCGGGCAATGACCGACGACCGAGGGTCCCCCGACGGGGACCCGTTGACGCGGTTTCTCCGGGCGGATTCGGGCCCGCTCCTGTTCGCCCGGGAGGTGCTCTCCTCCGCGCTCGCCGTCGCCCTCGTCGGACTCCTCCTGTTCGCGATCGCCGGCGTCTGGCCGCCGATGGTCGCCGTCGAGTCGCCGAGCATGGAGCCGAACATGCATCCGGGCGATCTCGTGTTCATGACCGAACCCGATCGCTTCTCCCCCTCGTTCGCCGTCGGCGACACCGGCATCGTCACCGAATCGATCGGCGAGGACCAGGGGTACCGGACGTTCGACGGCTACGGTTCGGTGATCATCTACCAGACGCCGGACCGGGAGCGACGGGGCCAGTCCCCCATCATCCACCGCGCGCATCTCCACGTCGAGGAGGGCGAGAACTGGTTCGACCAGGCGAACCCCGACTACGTCGAAGGGGATTCGTGCGAGGAGGTCCGCTACTGCCCCGCCCCCTACGACGGGTTCATCACCAAGGGCGACAACAACGCGCAGTACGACCAGGCGCTCAACATCGCCCGACCGGTGAAGACCGAGTGGGTGCGGGGGATCGCGCGTGTCCGCGTGCCGTACCTCGGGTGGATCCGCCTCGTCTTCTCCGGCGCGGCGACCACGTCCCCCCCGGTACCGGTCGACGCGGTCGCCGGGTCGCCGGGGCCGACCGGTGTCGGCGGTTCCTCGGCGGAAGCGGCAGTAACGGATCCTGTAGAGACTACCGTTCCAGCGCAGGTGTCGGCTTCCGAAGGGCCGTCCGCAGCCCTGTCGCCGAGCGTTAACGGTTCACTATCGTCAGCGAGTCCGTCGCGCGTTCCGGCGTAAAATCCGATCGTTTCGACTGGAGCGTTCTATCCTCAGAATCGATAGCAGTAATCGCCCCGTTCAGTGGAAACGAAGGGGTCTAATCGAGGGGTTCGGTCAGTTGTCGAACCGTGCCTGGACGAACGGCTGGGCGTCCTCGATGTCGCCGAGGCGGGAGTCCGAGAGGAGCACGGCCTCGGTCTCGTCGATCGGAACCGAGAGCGAGATCTCCTTCGTGCGCCCGTAGCGACCCTTGGAGACGACGACCGCGTTGACGATGCCGAGCATGTCGAGTTCGGAGATGAGGTCGGTCACCCGGCGCTGGGTGAGCACGTCGGCGTCGATCTCCTCGCAGAGGCGCTTGTAGATGTTGAACACCTCGCCCGTGTTGACGTTGTGGACGCCGTTCTTCTCGAGCAGAATGATGGAGAAGAGGACGATTTTGCTCTGGGTCGGGAGCGTCCGGACGACCTCGACGACGCGGTCGAGTTCGATCTTGTCCTGAGCCTGCCGGACGTGGGACTCCTCGACGAGGTCGGCCTGCGAGCGCTCCGCGAGTTCGCCCGCCGTCCGCAGCAGGTCGAGCGCGCGGCGTGCGTCGCCATGTTCCTGGGCGGCGAACGCGGCACACAGCGGGATGACGTCCTCGGTGAGCGCATCGTCCTTGAACGCGATGTCCGAGCGGTGCTGGAGGATGTCGCGGAGCTGGTTCGCGTCGTACGGCGGGAAGACGATCTCCTCCTCGCCGAGGCTCGACTTGACCCGGGGGTCGAGGAAGTCGGTGAACTTCAGGTCGTTCGAGATGCCCATGATGGAGATGCGGGAGTTCTCCAGCTCGGAGTTCATCCGCGAGAGGTTGTACAGCGTGTCGTCGCCGGACTTCTCGACGAGCTTGTCGATCTCGTCGAGCATGATGACGACCACGCGCTCGTGGTAGTCGACGGCGTCGAAGAACGTCGTGTACACGCGGTCGGTCGGCCATCCGGTCATGGGAACCTCCTCGATCTCCTCCCTGTCGCCCTCCAGGTCGGCGATGCGGTCGGCCACGTCGTCGACGGACGCGAACTCGGTGCCCGCGAGGGCGTCGAGGTTCTCCGCGGCGTGCGACCGGAGGTCCCGGAGTTCGGACAGTCGGTTGTCGATGACCGCCTTGTTCTTCTCGATGAACTTGTTCGCGAGCTGGGCGAGCACGCGGTACTGCGTGTCGGTCACCTCGCAGTTGATGTACTCGACCTCGCAGGGGACGTCGTACTTCTGGCTCGTGGACTCGAGTTCCTGGGAGACGAACTTCGCGGAGGCGGTCTTTCCGGTCCCCGTCTTCCCGTAGATGAGGATGTTCGACGGCGTCTCCCCGCGCAGCGCCGAGACGAGGATGGTCGCCATCTTGTTGATCTGGTCCGTCCGGTGGGGGAGTTCGTGCGGCGTGTAGGACGGTCGGAGGACCTCCTTGTTCTCGAAGATCGGCTCGCCCGAGAGCAGGTCGTCGAACAGACCGGTGTTGTCCTCCTCGTCGGCGAGCACCTCGTCGACGTCGAGGTCGACCTCCGTCTCGGTGCGGGTCCGCGACCCGAACTCGAAGGCACCGCCGGTGTCGCCGACGTTCGCGCCGTCGCCGGTAGCGTCCCCGGCGGTTCCCCCCTCCGAGGGGACGTTTTCGACTGGAACCGACTCCGAGGGGTCTTCGTCGGACGGCGTCTCACCAGCGGACGCGCGCTCGCTCGTATCCGAGTCGTCGCTCGCGTCCGTCCGCGTCGATACGTCGTCACGGTCGATCCGGTCCCCCCGCTCCCCGACCTCCGTGTCTCCGTCAGTCTCGTTCGATTCGTCCCTTGTCATCGGTTCCCATTTCCCCTTCGTTTCGATTGGAACGCCGGTGCGCGAGGCCGGTGAAACGGGGGAGAACCCCCTCGAAGCGTCGGTTTCGTCATATCGAGACCGGCCTCCGGCGTCCAAATGATGCAGGCGAAGCAGATGAACAGGTCCAGTAAAAGCTTTGCCCTTCATCCGGGACCAGGCGGGTCCAGCTTCGATGATCGTCTGCGTTCCACCGGTGAAATTCTCGGTGTATTCCCCGGGCGAGATGCCGGATTCGTCGATCGAACCTACTCCTCTCGGGATCGGTAAGGCAGTCGAACTCCCCGCGTGCGGCCTGTTATCGACAGTTCTCGTGGAGACACGATCGTCGAAACCGGCGGAGTCGAACCCCGATCGTTCGCCTGCTCCTGCGGAAATAGGAGCTCCCGATGCCGCGGCGACCGTCGTGTAGACTCGCAGAGACGAATCGAAGGAAGGGGTTCGTCGAGGGGGGACGGGGAGGGACGGGGTGGTAGACCCGAAACGGGGGTGTCGGTCACGGGCAGTGGCCGCGCGTCGTCTCCCTGTGTCGTTCGACGCGGACGGGAAACGGTGGGGAGGTCGTTCGGTCGGACCGATGGACGGTGGACGGGTTCAGTCGGGTCGGGTAACCCCCCCACCCCTTCGTTTCCGGTGGAGAGGCGGAACAGTGGGGTGGGGGAGGGGGTTCTAGGACCCGGTACCTTTATCCCACTCCAGAGATAACAATATCCGCACGACTAGCAAGTTAGCTTTATTTCTGTTCGGTGTGGTGTCTAGAGAGGTCGAGCGACCTGACCACCACCCGCCCTCCGACGGGTTCCACCTGAAACGAGGGGGTAGGGGAGGGGGCTGCTCGGCACTCGCCCCCGTCCCTCGGCACCAGACCCGTCATCGCCGTCCCCACCCGCCGTCCCGACTCGCCGTAACCGACCTCCGCCGCCGTCCTCCCCTCGGCTTACCGCGCCATGGAGTTGGCCTACACGACTGGCACGGCGGGCCGTCCCTTCCGATCGAGCGATGTCGTCCGACGAGAGACCGAACCCGTCCGACCGACTCTCGCGAACCCCGACTCACCCCGCTCATCGAACGTCCGCCCCGTGGTAATCGAGTTGGCGGTACGTTGCCCCCGCCCTCCCGAGTAGCCATCCGACGCGGCTCCACCGACGGTTTCGAGGGGAAACCGAGGGCAATACACGAGATCGATCCCCGCGATCCGATAGGGGTTGTCCCCGGCGACGCGACTGGATCGCACT belongs to Halorarum halophilum and includes:
- a CDS encoding FAD-dependent oxidoreductase, with translation MSPTDEFHDPNASRPDGTRTSVWTGTSPATDYDPLSDGDHVDVAVVGGGIVGLTAAAELVAAGRSVALVERDRIVSGATGNTTAKVTSQHGVIYRHLMELAGATVARAYAEANEAAIDYVESTADDLDVDCGFRRLPAYVYTHDPDERRRYRAEADAARHLGIPARAVDSIPLPDQPAAAVRFDDQAEFHPRKYLLALAESVVEDGGRIYEETRAVDVEDGSDGPCRVDTDRGELAADAVVLATHFPMVDPAFYFARLHPKKSYVVAVDAADPPDEGVFYRAGEPYLSVRTCETDEHGTLTLVGGQNHKTGQGGSVAERFDRVEASAHEHFDVSAVPYRWSTQDFVSVDRRPYVGELERREDLYVATGFGGWGMTNGTAAGRLIADLVRGRSNDWAQSFDPARVPDGEGTGTLLRENLNVGRQYVEDWARKPFSSPGNQTLRNLSPGEGTVVRRGTDLIGVSRGEDGDLQAVSAVCPHMGCVVSWNDGEGTWDCPCHGSRFEADGHVIDGPAVDDLPTKDD
- a CDS encoding class I SAM-dependent methyltransferase, with protein sequence MSVRQEFDAWAADGRDRGMEERHWQTAKHALARMPAGPGDTVLDLGTGSGYALRALADTKDIARGYGLDGSPEMARNAREYTEEEPSAADLGGETPAASTADLGFVVGDFGHLPFADDSIDHAFSMEAFYYSADPHETLREVARVLRPGGTFHCAVNYYEENVHSHAWQDNISVDMTRWDADQYREAFEEAGLAVASQDNVPDRDVEIPPAEEFPTENWETREEMVERYRTYGTLLTVGVAL
- a CDS encoding dihydrofolate reductase family protein encodes the protein MTDTEPDRTDEEDGAGTARRSVVVSNFVTVDGCYAGPDGEIDWFVWNDETERYSRDQIDSFDTILFGRTTYELMEEYWPTSAADEEDPAITEAMNSLPKVVFSETLERVDWENSRLVDGDVEDEVRELKAQPGEDIVIFGSGSLVQTLTNLGLIDEYRLFVNPVVLGPGKRLFEDVEAEVDLELLDSRTFSNGVVLLDYRTAESEQEAPADGST
- a CDS encoding S26 family signal peptidase — translated: MTDDRGSPDGDPLTRFLRADSGPLLFAREVLSSALAVALVGLLLFAIAGVWPPMVAVESPSMEPNMHPGDLVFMTEPDRFSPSFAVGDTGIVTESIGEDQGYRTFDGYGSVIIYQTPDRERRGQSPIIHRAHLHVEEGENWFDQANPDYVEGDSCEEVRYCPAPYDGFITKGDNNAQYDQALNIARPVKTEWVRGIARVRVPYLGWIRLVFSGAATTSPPVPVDAVAGSPGPTGVGGSSAEAAVTDPVETTVPAQVSASEGPSAALSPSVNGSLSSASPSRVPA
- a CDS encoding Cdc6/Cdc18 family protein, with the protein product MTRDESNETDGDTEVGERGDRIDRDDVSTRTDASDDSDTSERASAGETPSDEDPSESVPVENVPSEGGTAGDATGDGANVGDTGGAFEFGSRTRTETEVDLDVDEVLADEEDNTGLFDDLLSGEPIFENKEVLRPSYTPHELPHRTDQINKMATILVSALRGETPSNILIYGKTGTGKTASAKFVSQELESTSQKYDVPCEVEYINCEVTDTQYRVLAQLANKFIEKNKAVIDNRLSELRDLRSHAAENLDALAGTEFASVDDVADRIADLEGDREEIEEVPMTGWPTDRVYTTFFDAVDYHERVVVIMLDEIDKLVEKSGDDTLYNLSRMNSELENSRISIMGISNDLKFTDFLDPRVKSSLGEEEIVFPPYDANQLRDILQHRSDIAFKDDALTEDVIPLCAAFAAQEHGDARRALDLLRTAGELAERSQADLVEESHVRQAQDKIELDRVVEVVRTLPTQSKIVLFSIILLEKNGVHNVNTGEVFNIYKRLCEEIDADVLTQRRVTDLISELDMLGIVNAVVVSKGRYGRTKEISLSVPIDETEAVLLSDSRLGDIEDAQPFVQARFDN
- a CDS encoding DNA-directed DNA polymerase II small subunit, yielding MPLETPSRVVQALAGRGYNAEREAVTLIAEAESPTLALDAAIEAAPEDALVLTRDHVRSALATTPAPDPDGVAADGASTTEQAPTEGATTEQTPTEHAPTADSGTSTSSASTSSTPTSGASASTTTDPAASASATGSTGTSDSAGTGGGTATADPSTSTGTAAGQSGGSAASAPVETEGSSRVGGRDPPAPGIANDVTGRSTGTGEYDEFVRVFRDRYDRLAGQLRGRVNHRPAEAIQDMPGGSEAELIGLVNDIRSTASGHWLIELEDTTGTFPCLVMKDRDIADLVDELLMDECIAVQGTLADDAGIMFVDAIHFPDVPRTYRPNTADRQVEAALISDVHVGSQEFMADAWHRFADWLHTEEADRVEYLLIAGDMVEGVGVYPNQDEELDVVDIYDQYERFSEYLKEVPGDMEIVMIPGNHDAVRLAEPQPGFDEELRDIMSAHDPRISGNPSTVSVEGVNVLMYHGVSLDEVIAELPAEKASYDEPHKAMFQLLKKRHVAPQYGGHTRIAPEEKDYLVMDEVPDVFHTGHVHKLGWGKYHNVLAVNSGCWQAQTAFQKSVNIDPDAGYAPILELDTLDMTVRKFS
- a CDS encoding ABC transporter ATP-binding protein, yielding MADEESATGRDSATGGRSAADVRLDGLRVEYGATAALDGVDLHVEPGEFFTLVGPSGCGKTTTLRSIAGFETPTAGTVDIAGESMRGVPPEDRGVGVVFQNYALFPHMDVAENVAYGLRFSDAPGGVGRDERVADLLDLVDLGGFGDRDPATLSGGQRQRVSLARALAPGPRLLLLDEPMSALDARLRERLRVQVREIQQELGITTVYVTHDQEEALAVSDRVAVMNGGRVEQVGPPRRLYREPNTQFVAEFLGDNNVFDGGVVAADGDRATVRVRGHDLVVDGPGLSVGDRATVCVRPERLRVDDGENRLTATVASTEFLGDATRVHCDWDGAPLTAQTDRDLSGTVTFGFDPADAHVVPVE